A single Populus alba chromosome 7, ASM523922v2, whole genome shotgun sequence DNA region contains:
- the LOC118043512 gene encoding uncharacterized protein, with translation MAEEVHDEKLLIHFFQDSLSDAALAWYMSLDNTKIKGWKDLVEAFIRQYKFNMDISPYRSSLQAMEKGNKESVREYAQRWRESATQVNPPLSEREMTGLFSNTFKAPYFEYLVGSAAQNFSDLVVIAKRIEQAVWTGRIVDPTEKRGFIGKRKEAEVHNVERESRGKNTYQDNYSSKSITPTPSISNIKFSSPTNTQNNPINNQTDNAYRPRRNFPIDQVQLPPLPMSLTEMHQRLLSIGQVAPVPLEPLQPPFPFWYKPDKKCEYHAGVVGHHIDGCVAFKRKILQLIKAGWISFDESPNVNFNPLPNHASGGGGVNSLEIGKGGTTTLRVTMDRLYEMLRQTDYLKTPVKIQAVGNANEYCKYHQQGMILTRARSFIWRYIPTERGPPKMILTKPTNIVSGSYNAQPYNYGYSFQSTKPAPVFHAEVGGLTQSGRCFTPEELENHRKAKGKDTTELTKTDEVNKPVSDEEANEFLKLMKHSKYSVVDQLKKTPARISLLSLILSSELHRNALQKVLNEAYVPQDITQDSIGHLVGRIQATNYLYFIDDELDHKGTGHNKPLHITVKCKDCVITKVLIDNGSALNVLPRHVLDKMPVDASHMKPSTMTARAYDGSSRPIIGSIDVELIIGPQPFQVILQVMDIHPSYSILLGRPWIHAARAVASSLHQRVKFIINGNLVTVRAEETLSMIKNVSIPYIETEESKDENLHAFEVVNAEWVPENTVRRKPEISEAAKMAAKYFLKHGLPFQYDHTTRMPERINVIKMKCADQRFGLGFKPGKAYFKRAAEIRREKRIARIERREPDEDRIEIPPIHVTFPRSAYVIKTEDCEGGLRKEFNGATINYLEYVSEQDLKEEDNAHEQLPQMTIGVLEDDSSEFVRKLAEGEDLANWEIQEVPIVFKK, from the exons ATGGCTGAAGAAGTCCATGATGAGAAGTTATTgatccatttctttcaagacagtttAAGTGATGCTGCTCTGGCTTGGTATATGAGTTTGGATAATACCAAGATTAAAGGATGGAAGGATTTGGTTGAAGCTTTTATTAGACAGTATAAGTTCAACATGGATATTTCCCCATATAGATCAAGTCTGCAAGCCATGGAAAAAGGCAATAAGGAGTCTGTAAGAGAATATGCTCAAAGGTGGCGTGAATCAGCCACGCAAGTAAATCCTCCATTGTCAGAAAGGGAGATGACtggtttattttccaacactttTAAAGCcccgtactttgaatacttggtagGTAGTGCTGCACAAAATTTCTCTGATTTGGTTGTCATAGCTAAAAGGATCGAACAAGCTGTTTGGACGGGTAGGATTGTGGATCCTACTGAAAAAAGAGGttttattggaaaaagaaaagaagcggAAGTTCACAATGTTGAAAGGGAAAGTAGAGGGAAGAACACTTACCAAGATAATTACAGCTCCAAAAGTATTACACCTACCCCCTCTATATCCAATATAAAATTCTCTTCACCTACAAACACccaaaataacccaataaatAACCAAACCGATAATGCCTACCGCCCGAGAAGAAATTTTCCAATAGATCAAGTGCAACTTCCACCATTACCCATGTCTCTTACTGAAATGCACCAAAGATTGCTTAGTATTGGTCAGGTAGCACCTGTTCCCTTAGAACCTTTACAACCACCATTTCCCTTTTGGTATAAACCCGATAAAAaatgtgaataccatgctggtgTTGTTGGTCATCATATTGATGGATGTGTtgcattcaaaagaaaaatccttcAGCTCATCAAAGCTGGGTGGATTTCTTTTGATGAGTCTCCAAATGTGAATTTTAACCCTCTGCCAAATCACGCTTCTGGAGGTGGGGGAGTTAATAGCTTGGAGATAGGAAAGGGAGGTACAACAACTTTAAGGGTGACTATGGATAGATTGTATGAGATGTTAAGGCAAACAGATTATCTAAAGACACCAGTCAAAATACAAGCTGTAGGGAATGCGAATGAATATTGTAAATATCATCAACAGGGCATGATATTGACTCGTGCGAGGAGTTTCATTTGGAG ATACATACCAACTGAAAGGGGTCCGCCAAAAATGATCCTAACGAAGCCTACAAACATTGTTAGCGGAAGCTATAATGCCCAACCCTATAATTATGGTTATTCCTTTCAAAGCACAAAGCCTGCCCCTGTTTTCCATGCGGAAGTAGGAGGACTCACTCAGAGTGGGAGATGTTTTACTCCTGAAGAGTTGGAAAACCATAGAAAAGCCAAAGGAAAGGATACGACGGAATTGACAAAGACAGATGAGGTTAATAAACCAGTAAGTGATGAAGAGGCTAATGAatttctgaaattgatgaagcaCAGCAAATATAGTGTAGTTGATCAACTAAAGAAAACACCCGCTAGGATTTCTTTGTTGTCATTAATATTGAGTTCAGAATTGCATAGGAACGCCCTTCAGAAGGTTCTTAATGAAGCATATGTTCCTCAGGATATCACACAAGATTCCATAGGACATTTGGTGGGTCGGATTCAAGCCACCAATTACCTTTATTTTATCGATGATGAGCTGGATCATAAAGGAACCGGTCATAATAAACCATTGCATATCACGGTAAAATGCAAGGATTGTGTGATTACTAAGGTGCTTATAGATAATGGTTCTGCTCTTAATGTATTGCCAAGACATGTACTTGATAAAATGCCAGTTGATGCTTCTCACATGAAGCCAAGTACCATGACTGCTAGGGCATATGATGGGTCATCTAGACCAATCATTGGGAGTATTGATGTTGAACTAATCATTGGTCCACAACCATTCCAAGTCATATTACAAGTAATGGACATTCATCCTTCATATAGCATTTTACTGGGGAGACCTTGGATCCATGCAGCTCGAGCTGTCGCATCTTCTTTACATCAACGGGTCAAGTTTATCATCAATGGGAATTTGGTGACTGTGAGAGCTGAGGAAACTttgtcaatgataaaaaatgtcTCCATCCCTTACATAGAAACTGAAGAAAGTAAGGATGAAAATCTGCATGCATTTGAAGTTGTAAATGCTGAATGGGTACCAGAAAATACGGTACGAAGAAAGCCAGAAATTTCTGAAGCAGCAAAAATGGCTGCTAAATACTTCTTAAAGCATGGACTGCCATTTCAATATGACCATACTACCAGAATGCCTGAGAGGATTAATGTGATAAAAATGAAGTGCGCAGATCAAAGGTTTGGCTTAGGGTTTAAGCCTGGGAAAGCATATTTCAAAAGAGCAGCTGAaattagaagagaaaagagaatagCCCGGATTGAGAGAAGAGAACCAGATGAAGACCGAATAGAGATCCCACCAATCCATGTAACATTTCCAAGATCTGCATATGTGATAAAAACAGAGGATTGTGAGGGGGGACTAAGAAAAGAATTCAATGGTGCTACTATTAATTATCTTGAATACGTCAGTGAACAAGATTTAAAGGAAGAGGATAATGCTCATGAACAGTTGCCCCAGATGACTATTGGTGTCTTGGAAGACGACTCATCAGAATTCGTGAGGAAACTGGCCGAGGGAGAAGATTTAGCAAATTGGGAAATTCAAGAAGTCCcaattgttttcaaaaagtaa
- the LOC140955772 gene encoding uncharacterized protein, with amino-acid sequence MVVTYKDWQEWLPYALHAYRTTIRTSTGATPYSLVYGMEAVMPLELEIPSLRVLMESELEEAKWAEIRYEQLNMISEKKLAAICHHQLYQNRIARAYDRKVRSREFKEGDLVLRKILLLPSENHNKWAPNYEDPYVVKRAFSGGALILTGMDGEDLSRPVNSDSVKKYYP; translated from the coding sequence ATGGTGGTTACTTACAAAGATTGGCAGGAATGGCTTCCTTATGCTCTACATGCATATCGAACAACAATAAGGACGTCAACTGGGGCTACACCTTATTCACTAGTCTACGGaatggaggcagtgatgcccTTGGAATTAGAGATTCCTTCTCTAAGGGTCCTAATGGAATCTGAGCTGGAAGAGGCTAAATGGGCTGAGATACGATATGAACAGTTAAATATGATCAGTGAGAAGAAATTAGCGGCGATTTGTCACCACCAACTGTATCAAAACAGGATAGCAAGAGCATATGATAGAAAAGTTCGATCAAGAGAGTTTAAAGAAGGAGATCTTGTATTGAGAAAAATCCTATTGCTACCTAGTGAGAACCACAACAAATGGGCACCCAATTATGAAGATCCTTATGTAGTAAAGAGGGCATTTTCTGGAGGAGCATTGATACTAACaggaatggatggagaagatttgAGTAGGCCAGTGAATTCTGATTCtgtaaagaaatattatccatGA